From the Prunus dulcis chromosome 4, ALMONDv2, whole genome shotgun sequence genome, one window contains:
- the LOC117626559 gene encoding dol-P-Man:Man(6)GlcNAc(2)-PP-Dol alpha-1,2-mannosyltransferase, translating to MSLSTRLRRPQPSDPSASSSPSSSYSKVDKQGKSGDADGFDKGFRWFFPLVALGMLRYMSATSNIIHDCDEVFNYWEPLHYLLYKSGFQTWEYSSQFALRSYLYILFHELVGRPASWLFAEEKVRVFYAVRLFLAFLSVITDTVLVVALSRKYGKRLASYTLAMLCLTSGCFFASTSFLPSSFSMYAMSLSSGLFLLDKPAMTVTVAAVGVILGWPFSILAFLPVTFYSLARRFKQAFLAGAATSVALLVLSVLVDHYYYNKWTSSVLNLLIYNVAGGGESHLYGTEGPLFYIRNGFNNFNFCFVLALLFLAILLIARKKYAPSLLIVVSPIYIWLAFMSLQPHKEERFLYPIYPLICVAASAVIESFPDVFRSDYDSQGNSPMVMTAKILRPVVLGLILCASHARTFSVINGYSAPLEVYKLLEDHDNAGTGSVLCVGSEWHRFPSSFFVPDYVGEVRWIDDGFRGLLPFPFNSTLGGTAAAPPYLNDKNKASNDQYLRDLEQCTFLVELQLSRPFPSRGSDLSTWEVIGALPYLDRELSPAKYRSFFIPYLWQRKNIFGMYKLLRRVPK from the exons ATGTCTCTGTCTACGAGGTTGAGACGTCCTCAGCCGTCTGATCCTTctgcatcatcatcaccatcttcATCTTATTCAAAAGTCGATAAGCAAGGGAAATCGGGTGACGCCGATGGGTTTGACAAAGGGTTTCGTTGGTTCTTTCCCTTGGTCGCTTTGGGAATGCTAAGGTACATGAGCGCTACATCAAACATCATACACGACTGTGACGAGGTCTTCAACTATTGGGAACCTCTGCATTACCTTCTCTACAAATCTGGGTTCCAAACTTGGGAATACAG TTCTCAGTTTGCACTTCGGTCATATTTATACATTCTTTTCCATGAATTGGTGGGTCGACCGGCTTCCTGGTTGTTTGCTGAGGAGAAA GTGAGAGTATTCTATGCTGTTAGACTCTTTCTTGCTTTCCTTTCTGTTATCACTGACACTGTTCTGGTAGTTGCTCTTTCAAGAAAGTACGGGAAACGCCTTGCTTCTTACACACTTGCAATGCTATGCTTAACCAGCGGTTGTTTTTTTGCAAGCACAA GTTTTTTGCCCAGTTCGTTCTCTATGTATGCCATGTCTCTTTCATCAGGGTTATTTCTTCTTGATAAACCTGCCATGACAGTTACAGTTGCAGCTGTAGGCGTAATCCTTGGCTGGCCATTCtcaattttggcttttttgCCCGTCACATTTTACTCTCTAGCCAGAAGATTCAAACAAGCTTTTCTTGCCGGGGCAGCGACCTCTGTTGCTCTTCTT GTATTGTCGGTTCTCGTTGATCACTACTACTACAACAAATGGACATCATCTGTGTTAAATTTGTTGATCTATAACGTTGCAGGAGGTGGTGAGAGCCACTTGTATGGAACTGAGGGGCCACTATTTTATATTAGGAATGGATTTAACaattttaacttttgtttCGTACTTGCATTGCTGTTTCTGGCAATACTGCTGATTGCAAGGAAAAAGTATGCACCCAGCTTGCTCATTGTTGTCTCGcctatatatatttggttgGCGTTCATGTCTTTGCAACCACACAAAGAAGAGAG GTTCCTTTATCCAATATATCCACTAATTTGTGTTGCTGCTTCGGCTGTCATAGAGAGCTTTCCTGATGTTTTCCGATCTGATTATGATTCTCAAGGCAATTCTCCGATGGTCATG ACGGCAAAGATTCTAAGACCGGTGGTTCTTGGCCTCATATTATGTGCCTCCCATGCTCGTACATTTTCGGTGATCAATGGCTATTCTGCCCCTTTAGAGGTTTACAAGCTTTTAGAAGATCATGACAATGCAGGAACAG GTTCTGTTCTGTGTGTTGGAAGTGAATGGCACCGTTTCCCGTCGTCGTTTTTTGTTCCTGATTATGTTGGAGAAGTTCGTTGGATTGATGATGGGTTCCGGGGACTTCTTCCCTTCCCATTTAATTCTACCTTGGGTGGAACTGCAGCAGCCCCACCATATCTTAACGATAAGAACAAAGCTTCGAACGATCAATAT CTCCGGGATCTTGAACAATGTACATTCCTTGTTGAGCTGCAGCTTAGTCGACCTTTCCCTTCTCGCGGAAGTGACTTGTCAACTTGGGAG GTGATTGGAGCGTTGCCTTACCTGGATAGAGAGCTCTCGCCTGCCAAGTACCGCTCCTTTTTCATCCCATATCTGTGGCAGCGTAAGAATATCTTTGGCATGTACAAGCTGCTTAGGAGAGTACCAAAATGA